One Thamnophis elegans isolate rThaEle1 chromosome 2, rThaEle1.pri, whole genome shotgun sequence genomic window, ccaatatcgctcgcgcggctgcattctggaccaactgcagtcttcaaacactcttcaggggtagcctcatgtagagcgcgttacagtaatccaggcttgaggtgacgagggcgtgagtgaccattcgaagtgcctcccggtccagatagggccgcaactggtgcaccaggcgaacctgggcaaaagcccccctggtcacagctgacagatggtgttctaacgtcagctgcaggtccaggaggacacccaaattgcgggccctctctgagggttgtataatttcaccccccaggctaagacgtggaatgtctggactgtccttgggaggcagcatcaatagccactcggtcttgtctgggttgagtgcaagcttgttcgctcccatccagaccctgacagcctccaggcactggcacatcacttccactgcttcgctgagttggcacggggcggacagatacaattgagtatcgtccacatattgatgatatttatcccgtgccagcgtatgatctcacccagctgcttcatgtagatattaaataggaggggggacaggaccgaaccctgcggcaccccatatttgaggggcttaggggtcgatctctgtcctccaaccaacaccgactgcgacctatccaagaggtaggaggagaaccaccgtaaaacggtgcctcccactcccacctcccgtaaccgccgcagaaggataccatagtcgatgatatcgaaggccgctgagaggtcaagaagcactaggatagaggaatgtcctctatccctggcctgccagagatcatcgatcagcgcgaccaaagcagtttgagtgccgtaaccaggcctgaaccccgactgaaagggatccagatagtTGCTTTCATTTGGTTAGTTTTTGGTCTATTATGATGACACTGAAGAGCCCCAAAGGGTCCAAAGTTTTatcagaaggatttatactcattGCAATCATCTGGTCGGAATGAGTGCTTATGACAAGATGACTACAAGGAATATCAATTCTTCCATCCTCCATTGTTCAATCAGAACTGAactcatcttggatgagaagggaaacaacaTTCCAGTTGTCTTAAGAAAAAGCGCCTTTGGTATAAAGATGAATGAACAGCTCAGAGTGAGAACCAGTTTTGTTCAAGGAaaaacctcgtatttctctcggagcagtggagctgtgatcttggtctgaggggtagtgagatcttacccctgtcatggtcggaccactacctactgaggcttgactttcggagaccaaacccccactgtagggaggaggaaccgagcaggtggttccgccccaggcgacttatggaccccttggggttccagacggagcttggggttattcctgatactctcgcccgcagtccggcggagactctggttgctgcttggaatttggcagcgacggagtctcttaaccggattgcgcctctacggccgctccgaggcagtggatccaggagagccccttggtttactgaggaactccgggagatgaagcgccgaaagagacgcctagagcaccaatggagatccagtaaatccgaatcgaaccgagcacttttaacatcttgcatcagagagtacatccgggcaatcaggacgtcaaaaagaactcacattgcctctctgattgcttccgctgagtcgcacccagccgccctgttcaggataacccgttccctcctaaataggcagggctgaggattacgtccaattcctcgcggataaagttgctcggtttcgggcggacctggactccaattctgcagaaccagccgaggcactaagggataatctggtaggtcatcgctgggttgattttcaggctgttacccctgaggacgtggacaaggccatgagaactGTAGGTGCccccacatgcgtgctggacccgtgcccctcctggctggttgttaacagcagggaggtgacacggggctggatccaggcagttgttgccgcctccttacgggagggggtctttccccccgctttaaaggcggcggtggtgagacccctcctgaagaaaccatctttggatccagccgttctaaacaactatcgtccagtctccaacctccctttgtggggaaggttgttgagaaggtggtggcctttcagctccagcggtccttggaggaagctagttatcttgatccattccagtcaggcttcaggcctggctgcagcacagaaaccgctttggtcgcattgaccgatgatctctggagagccagggatggaggccacacacatcctggtactccttgacctctctgcggctttcgataccatcgaccatggtatccttctgcgacgactgcgggaggtgggggtgggaggcactgttttacggtggttctcctcttacctctcggacaggtcgcagtcggtattagtcggagggcagagattgacccccaggcccctaacatatggggtgccacagggttcagtcctgtccccccttctttttaatatctacatgaaaccgctgggcgagatcattcgacggcacgggataaaataccaccagtatgcggatgatacacagttgtatctgtccgccccatgccaactcaatgaagggatggacgtgatgagccagggtcttgaagCTGtgagagactggatgggggttaacaagcttgtactcaatccagataaaaccaagtggctgttgtgcttccctcccactaattggccaagtgttccatctctcaggctggggggtcaaatactacgcccctcagatagggtccgcaacttgggagtcctcctggatccacagctgacctttgaacaccatttgtcagctgtgaccaggggggcatttgcccaggttcgcctggtgcaccagttgcgtccctacctgaaccgggaggctctcacaacagtcactcgtgcccttgtgacctctagcctggaatactgcaatgtgctctacatggggctgcccttgaagagtattcggcgacttcagctggtccagaatgcagccgcgcaagcgatcgtgggtgcacctcgtttcacccacgtaacacctatcctccgcgagctgtactggctgcctgttgatctccgggtgcgcttcaaggtgctagttgtcacctacaaagcccttcatggtattggatctgggtacttgagagactgcctactgccaattacctccactaggccaataagatcccatagattaggcctccgaattccatcagccggccaatgtcggctggcaactacccggaggagagccttctcggtggctgctccgaccctctggaacgatctccccgtggagattcgtaccctcaccaccctccagaccttccgcgtagcccttaagtcctggctgtcccgacaggcctggggctaaagatttcaaccccactcgaatagtatgacttgtgcttttttaatgatgtattgttttcatgtttgtaacttgtttgtcctccctccccctgaattgtgagccgccctgagtcccctcagggaaaagggcagcatacaaataaagtatctaatctaatctaatctcttaATGGAGAAGGGATTGAAATTCAGTTCCAGGTCCAAATCCCTCAACATTTCTACTTTCTCAAATTGAAATTAAACCAATTGGTTCTCCATCCTCAACAGTAGAGCTGAGgacctccccctctcctccaatTTTAAATGATCTCAACCAAAATGTTCAGGTTTTCATTCTGTAACATTGAGGACAAGAAAGCTGCAAAGGTCAAATCTTATATCAAGTTAATACCAAGCATAGCACAATATTTTGAACAAATGGGAGTTTGGAGCAAGTTTGATATACAGCAATGATGTTTGATCTCTTTTGCATCTAAGTTTgtgttaaccttttttttttcctgttgcaagCAGGTGATGGATGGAAGATGGAGGATTCTGACAAAGAGGCAGCAGCACCTTTgccaaaagagaaaagggaagttgCAGAAAAAATGTATGGAAAGCAAGGTTCTGAGGAAAACCTGTTAACGATTGAGCTGGATAATTGCTCTGGTTTACCTTGTGCAGATACCAATGTCTTATTGGACACAGATGATTGCCAAGAAAAAGAAGTGTGTTCAAGGTGTGGGAAAACACTTCAAGATGAATCTGGATTATGTGACTGTTGTGAAAGCCTTTCTGCAGAGAAACAAGATGAAAGCAGGCAACACTCGGGAaggacccctcctcctcctttacatgAAAGAATACAAGAAGGAAGAGAAGTTTACAAATGTACGGAGTGTGAAGAAAGCTTTAGTACAAGCCGCTCTCTTGCATTGCATAAAAAGATTCACAAAGCAGAGGATCCACACAAATGTCTGGATTGTGGAAGGACTTTCAGGCAGAAAAATCATCTCAGTTCACATAAGAGGGTCCATAAAGAGAGGAAGCAGCATCAATGGATTAATAGGGGAAAGTCCTTCGAAAGCAGCACCTCCCTTACTTCCCATCAAAGCCTCCAAAGAGAGGAGAAGTTGCATCAACTCAGGGAGGGGAGAATGAGGTTTACTCAGAGCAAGGAACCGAATTCCCAGAAAAAAAGCCCCACTGGGAATAAGTCAtgtaaatgcctggaatgtgggaagagcttccGCTCTGCAAGTGACCTCACTTGCCATAAtaggatccatacaggggaaaagccatttcATTGCACtgtgtgtggaaagagcttcatccAAAAAGGAAACTTCAATTTACATAAGAGGATCCACACTGGAGAGAAGCCTTATAAATGCACAGAGTGTGGAAAATGCTTCAGGACCCCCAATGCCTTTACTCACCataagaggattcacacaggggagaaaccatatgaatgcttggagtgtgggaaaagtttcaatagACTTGATACGCTAAATAAACATAACAAGATGCATAAAGGGGAGAAACCTTATAAATGCCTGCACTGTagaaaaagtttcagtcaaaaAGCTCATCTTAAATCACATGAGAGgctccacacaggagaaaaaccatttcaatgcacagagtgtggaaagagcttccgtTTCTCATCAAACCTTAATTCTCATtacagaatccacacaggggagaagccatttcAATGCCTGCAGTGTGGAAAGTGCTTTACCAATTCTAGCAGCCTTTATGCCCACAaacggatccacacaggggagaaaccatacaaatgcctggagtgtggtaAGAGCTTCCGTAAATCCAGCCACTTAAGTTTCCATAGAAGAATCCACAGtggagagaagccatatcaatgTACCGAGTGTGGGAAGTGCTTTGCTAATCAAAAGAATCTTACTGACCATAAAAGGACACACATGGGTGAAAAGCCTTATAAGTGCAACGAATGTGGCAAATGCTTCACTGGTTTGGGTTCTCTCTCTCGCCACAAAAGGCTTCACACCGGGGATAAACCATATGAATGCCGTacgtgtggaaagagcttcaatacAAAAAATGACTATATTCTACACAGCAGGacccacactggggagaaaccatatcagTGCCAGGAGTGTGGAAAACGCTTCATTGATTCTAGAGAACTGACAATCCataaaaggattcacacaggggagaaaccctataAGTGCACGGAGTGTGACATGAGTTTCAGAAGAAGTGGTTACCTTAGTATCCACAAGAGaatccacactggggagaaaccatacaCATGTCATGAGTGTGGGAGAAGCTTTAGACATAATAGTTCACTCAGGGGCCATAGAAAGCTTCACTCAGGggagaaaccctataaatgcctggagtgtggaaaatgtTATAGAGAGAGTGGTCAGCTTACCTCCCACaataggatccacacaggagagaaaccgtttaaATGCATCGactgtggaaagagtttcagagATGGCAGGAATCTTAAGCTCCATAAAAcaatccacacgggggagaagccgTATCAGTGTGTGCAGTGTGGAAAGAAATTCAGAAGTTGGAGTGACCTTAATTGCCATAAGAGGACtcacagcaggaaaaaaatgatatgaattggtTCATGTTGATTCTCAAAATTTGATTCATGCCCATAGAAGTATCCCAGGAGAATCTGTAGAAATGAGTGGAGTATGGCAAGGTCTTCTGAAGCAGCAGAAACATCTTGATCCATTAAAAAGAATTATCTTGTAGAACTAGGTATTAAGTTTTGGATATTAGATCTTTgtggtagagtagagtagaataagattggaaataataagaatagaaatggaatagaatatagaaatagaaatgggaatgggaagggaatggaatgatctcattggccaagtgtgattggagataCACAGAATGTGTCTCCAGTGGATACGCTCTCAGTGTTCATAACATAGAACAAGTAATCAACTTTTGTCAGTGCGAACAGCAAAGTTAAGTAAGGATTTGGAAAGTAACACAtccaaatgtctatggagtttctcagtcatccaggttgtgtttgtcccaaaggtgcttttatcaTTTCCCCTGAAGaaatttcccttctcatccaagatgtttcttcagttctgcttcttcttgaatgagaagcgaaatgtcttcaaggaaaaacaaagtcccgttgccttttgataaaaacacctttgggataagatATTCAGACAACATAAGGGTGCAGAAAGCTGGCTTAGAGTATAGAGAAGATGCTGAAATATTTCAAGAAGAAACATTGTAATCTAAGTGGTGAGTCCAGACCTGGTGGTGTTAACTACTCATATTTCCCTAACGTTGGAAGGATCAACTAGCGGATCTACTACAGCCATGTGAAGAAATCATgccagaacaaagaaaaatagtgaGCACATCAATGGGACAAAGTGATGGGAGAGAATGAACTATTGAACCATTATGAGACTCGAGAGTTTTGTCAAAAGTGATAACTGAAAGGATAGCGCTGTGTCTGCACCAACTAACATTAGTTGTGTTTAACCGATTTCTAGTCTGAGATACAATATATATTGTCCTTGATTTTTAATAATGCCCTAACTTATACAGTAGTTAAAGGTTTAACGCATACATTTCAGATATAGACTCTTTTGGGTTGGTAAATTGGACAATTATAGGAACCACTTTAGAAAATACAGGTGgcccttgacttatggccacaagcccaaaatttccatggctaagcaggACAGTTTTGTTCCATTATACAACttgttttgccacagttgttcagttagtaacatggttgttaagtgaatcagtttcccccattgaccttgcttgtcggaAAGTTTCATATGGCGATcaaatgaccctgggatgctcCAACCAGAACaaaaatgcaggccagttgcaaagagtctgaattttgatcacatggtatagggatgctgcaacatttgtatgaaaaaaatcataaatcatttttGTCAATGTCgtcataactttaaatggtcactgaagaaatgattgtaagttgaggactaattgtAAAGCAGCAATTGATTATTTGTTTTTAAGGCACAATCATGAATGTTAAGAATGTGTTGTTTCAGTATAACTGACAATTGCCAATTCATTGAAACCCACCTTGGAAAACATAGAGATGGAATTTCTTAACATCAAAATCCATCAGGGCCTTGACTagagatctccaaacttggcaacttcaagacttgtggatgtcaactcccagatttcctctAGCACATGTAttaccatgctggctgggggattttgggagttgacgtctacaaggcttaaagttgccaagtttggaacccCCTGGCCTAGACTTATTGAATTATGTTGTTGTTTCTAGTTCCTTCCTACTGAAAAGTCTTTAGGTGTCCAATACATTGAAAATGGAGAAAGGATTACAGTCAATATTTCATTGCTCTTCAAGAAAAGGATTGCTTGTAATGAGACATCTGAATATTCACAATAAAAGTTATAATCTCAAAAGGGGAAATATGGCGAAGAGTCCTAGGATTCCTTCGAAAGGCTCAGTTTTCCCAGGGAAAAAGGCCAAATGCACAGTATGGCCTCCAGCAATTGGAAGGTCAGAGTCTAATCCGGATGGtgatttttgctccttttttgaCTTGTAGACTCCTGGCTCAGGAATTTTggaagttcaagtccacaagtaaTAAATGGGCCTTAATTCCCAACCACTGGACTACAGCATTTTTTCTCAAGCACCACAAATTCTagaagttaaagtccacaaatcataaaagggcCAAGGTTCTCCATCCCTGGTCTAAACAGAAGGATCCATGGAGATTCAGTTAACAGGGTAAACATAAAATAAAGGCATAAGTGCTTCAGAACCCCAAATGTACTATGAGACAAGGCAAAATACACAAATAGGAACGATTTGCACCTATACAACTCAGTATGCTGTTTGAAAAACAGGAAGTATCATGGAAAACTAAGCAATCTTTATGGAAGTGTTGAGGTTTCTGTGTATACAGGTTAAGATAGCTTTAAATAGCTTGGCTGATTACATGTATGCGGGAAGGCTAAGATGTTAGTGTAAAATAGTCAGGAATTACAGCAAAGGGAGATGAGAAAATTCCTTGTAAACTGTGTGGCAAATGCTGTGTAAAACCCTCCAGTGAATGTCGGTGGGATACAAAGGCTTTGAGGGAGATTTCCTTGTGTTATTTTTTCGGCACAATAAAGTTTTTGCTTACAATTTTCTCTTCGATGTGTTTAGTTTGAggatctctttccttctttcaaccAGATGGCA contains:
- the LOC116502876 gene encoding zinc finger protein 883-like gives rise to the protein MLENARNMASLGDGWKMEDSDKEAAAPLPKEKREVAEKMYGKQGSEENLLTIELDNCSGLPCADTNVLLDTDDCQEKEVCSRCGKTLQDESGLCDCCESLSAEKQDESRQHSGRTPPPPLHERIQEGREVYKCTECEESFSTSRSLALHKKIHKAEDPHKCLDCGRTFRQKNHLSSHKRVHKERKQHQWINRGKSFESSTSLTSHQSLQREEKLHQLREGRMRFTQSKEPNSQKKSPTGNKSCKCLECGKSFRSASDLTCHNRIHTGEKPFHCTVCGKSFIQKGNFNLHKRIHTGEKPYKCTECGKCFRTPNAFTHHKRIHTGEKPYECLECGKSFNRLDTLNKHNKMHKGEKPYKCLHCRKSFSQKAHLKSHERLHTGEKPFQCTECGKSFRFSSNLNSHYRIHTGEKPFQCLQCGKCFTNSSSLYAHKRIHTGEKPYKCLECGKSFRKSSHLSFHRRIHSGEKPYQCTECGKCFANQKNLTDHKRTHMGEKPYKCNECGKCFTGLGSLSRHKRLHTGDKPYECRTCGKSFNTKNDYILHSRTHTGEKPYQCQECGKRFIDSRELTIHKRIHTGEKPYKCTECDMSFRRSGYLSIHKRIHTGEKPYTCHECGRSFRHNSSLRGHRKLHSGEKPYKCLECGKCYRESGQLTSHNRIHTGEKPFKCIDCGKSFRDGRNLKLHKTIHTGEKPYQCVQCGKKFRSWSDLNCHKRTHSRKKMI